A stretch of Cryomorphaceae bacterium 1068 DNA encodes these proteins:
- the rpoB gene encoding DNA-directed RNA polymerase subunit beta: protein MTKKKDERINFSSSKHNIEFPDFLEVQIKSFQEFFQLETNPEDRETEGLYKVFTENFPITDTRNQFVLEFLDYFVDPPRYSITECVERGLTYAVPLKAKLKLYCTDPEHEDFETIVQDVYLGTIPYMTPQGSFVVNGAERVIVSQLHRSPGVFFGQSRHANGTKLYSARVIPFKGSWIEFATDINAVMYAYIDRKKKLPVTTLLRAIGYESDKDILEIFDLADEFKVTKTGAKKLLGRKLAARVLKSWVEDFVDEDTGEVVSIERNEVIIDRETMIEEEQIEQILESGAKTVILHKENINAADFSIIYNTLQKDTSNSEKEAVEHIYRQLRNAEPPDLETARGVIDKLFFSETRYDLGEVGRFRINKKLGLDTDYSERTLTKEDIIKIIKYLIDLVNSNTDVDDIDHLSNRRVRTVGEQLHNQFGVGLARMARTIRERMNVRDNEVFTPTDLINAKTLSSVINSFFGTNQLSQFMDQTNPLSEVTHKRRMSALGPGGLSRERAGFEVRDVHYTHYGRLCTIETPEGPNIGLISSLCVFAKINRLGFIETPYRTVSGGEVDLKTEPIYLSAEEEDEKMIAQANAQVSDKGILESERVKARKEGDFPVVEPNEIDLIDVAPNQIASIAASLIPFLEHDDANRALMGSNMMRQAVPLLRPESPIVGTGLEKRVAQDSRVLVSSEGTGVVEYVDSKKIVIRYERNEEEKLISFDGDTKEYPLIKFLKTNQGTSMNLRPMVAKGDKVSPGQVLTEGYATQGGELGIGRNLMVAFMPWKGYNFEDAIVISEEVVREDIFTSIHIDEYILEVRDTKRGQEELTPDIPNVSEEATKNLDENGMIRVGAEIREGDILIGKITPKGETDPSPEEKLLRAIFGDKAGDVKDASLKASPSLRGVVIDKKLFAKAVKSPKTKAAEKTIVEEIDKQFDKDCADLKASLIDKLNKLVAGKTSQGVFNNFKEEQIKKGVKFTQKALNAIDYAIVNPSRWTTDDHINTLIKKLIHNYNIKHNDLVGAHKRKKFQITIGDELPSGILKLAKVYIAKKRKLKVGDKMAGRHGNKGIVAKIVRKEDMPYLDDGTPVDIVLNPLGVPSRMNLGQIYETVLGWAGKRLGMKFATPIFDGASIDQINEYTDKADVPRYGVTTLRDGGTGEHFDQPATVGVIYMLKLAHMVDDKMHARSIGPYSLITQQPLGGKAQFGGQRFGEMEVWALEAFGASNILREVLTVKSDDVVGRAKAYESIVKGENMPEPGIPESFNVLLHELSGLGLKVSLD from the coding sequence ATCACAAAGAAAAAAGACGAGCGAATAAATTTCTCTTCTAGTAAACACAATATTGAATTTCCAGACTTTTTGGAAGTTCAAATTAAGTCGTTTCAAGAGTTTTTTCAGCTCGAAACAAATCCCGAAGACAGGGAAACGGAAGGCCTCTACAAGGTTTTCACCGAAAACTTTCCTATTACTGATACAAGAAATCAATTCGTACTTGAATTCTTGGATTATTTCGTAGATCCACCTCGATACAGCATCACAGAATGCGTAGAAAGAGGATTAACCTATGCAGTGCCGCTCAAGGCAAAATTGAAACTGTACTGCACAGATCCGGAACACGAAGACTTTGAGACTATCGTCCAAGACGTTTACTTGGGTACCATTCCATACATGACTCCGCAAGGATCATTTGTAGTGAATGGAGCAGAAAGAGTTATAGTTTCCCAGCTTCACCGATCTCCCGGAGTATTCTTCGGTCAGAGTCGTCACGCTAACGGAACCAAGTTATATTCTGCACGAGTAATTCCTTTCAAAGGATCATGGATTGAGTTTGCAACGGACATCAATGCAGTAATGTATGCATACATTGACCGTAAGAAAAAGCTTCCTGTTACTACATTGCTTCGTGCCATTGGTTACGAAAGTGATAAAGACATTCTCGAGATTTTCGACCTTGCCGATGAGTTTAAGGTTACTAAAACCGGAGCTAAAAAATTACTTGGAAGAAAGCTGGCCGCTCGTGTTCTTAAGAGTTGGGTAGAGGACTTCGTAGATGAAGATACAGGAGAAGTAGTTTCTATTGAAAGAAACGAAGTGATCATAGATCGTGAGACAATGATTGAGGAGGAGCAAATTGAGCAAATCCTTGAATCAGGAGCCAAAACAGTTATTCTTCACAAGGAGAATATCAATGCAGCTGACTTCTCGATCATCTATAATACACTCCAGAAAGATACGTCTAACTCAGAGAAAGAAGCGGTAGAGCACATCTACCGTCAACTTCGTAATGCTGAGCCACCTGATTTGGAAACGGCTCGAGGTGTAATTGACAAACTTTTCTTCTCTGAAACAAGATATGACTTAGGAGAAGTAGGGCGTTTCAGAATCAACAAGAAACTCGGTTTGGATACCGACTATTCAGAACGAACGCTTACCAAAGAAGACATCATCAAAATCATCAAGTATTTGATTGATTTGGTGAATAGCAATACAGATGTTGACGACATCGATCACTTGAGCAACAGACGTGTGCGTACCGTAGGGGAGCAACTTCACAACCAATTTGGTGTAGGTTTGGCTCGTATGGCTCGTACCATCCGTGAAAGAATGAATGTTCGTGACAACGAGGTATTTACACCAACTGATTTGATCAACGCCAAGACACTTTCTTCGGTGATTAACTCGTTCTTCGGAACGAACCAGTTGTCTCAGTTCATGGACCAGACCAATCCTCTTTCAGAGGTGACTCACAAGAGAAGAATGTCTGCACTCGGACCCGGAGGTCTCTCTAGAGAAAGAGCGGGTTTTGAGGTTCGTGACGTTCACTATACGCACTATGGCCGTCTTTGTACCATTGAAACACCTGAAGGACCAAACATTGGTTTGATCTCTTCACTTTGTGTTTTTGCAAAGATCAACAGACTAGGTTTTATTGAGACACCTTACCGAACGGTTTCCGGAGGAGAGGTTGATTTGAAAACTGAACCGATCTATTTGAGCGCCGAAGAGGAAGATGAGAAAATGATTGCTCAGGCAAATGCTCAGGTCAGCGACAAAGGAATTCTTGAATCTGAAAGAGTGAAAGCTCGAAAAGAAGGAGACTTCCCTGTAGTTGAGCCAAATGAGATTGACTTGATCGATGTTGCTCCGAACCAAATCGCCTCGATTGCTGCATCACTCATTCCATTCTTGGAGCATGATGATGCCAACCGCGCACTGATGGGATCGAACATGATGCGTCAGGCGGTTCCACTTTTAAGACCTGAGTCTCCGATTGTGGGAACAGGTTTGGAAAAGCGAGTTGCACAAGACTCTAGAGTTTTGGTTTCATCTGAAGGGACTGGAGTAGTAGAATATGTAGATTCTAAGAAAATCGTTATCCGATACGAGCGAAATGAGGAAGAAAAACTCATTAGCTTCGATGGTGATACGAAAGAATATCCTCTCATTAAATTCTTGAAGACCAACCAAGGAACGAGCATGAATTTGCGTCCGATGGTTGCAAAAGGAGATAAAGTAAGCCCTGGTCAAGTTTTGACGGAAGGTTATGCCACTCAAGGTGGAGAACTCGGAATAGGTCGAAACCTGATGGTAGCATTTATGCCTTGGAAGGGTTACAACTTTGAGGATGCGATCGTAATTTCTGAAGAAGTTGTTCGTGAGGACATCTTTACTTCTATTCACATCGATGAGTACATCTTAGAAGTAAGAGACACAAAACGTGGACAGGAAGAATTGACTCCTGATATTCCAAACGTAAGTGAAGAAGCAACAAAGAATCTCGACGAAAACGGAATGATCCGTGTAGGAGCTGAGATCCGTGAAGGCGATATCTTGATAGGTAAGATTACTCCGAAAGGAGAAACTGATCCTTCGCCTGAAGAGAAACTTCTTAGAGCAATCTTCGGTGATAAAGCAGGAGATGTGAAAGATGCTTCTTTGAAAGCTTCACCTTCATTAAGAGGTGTTGTGATCGACAAGAAGTTATTCGCAAAAGCGGTTAAGTCGCCAAAAACCAAAGCAGCCGAGAAAACCATTGTTGAGGAAATCGACAAACAGTTTGACAAGGACTGTGCAGACTTGAAAGCTTCGTTGATAGACAAGTTGAACAAGCTGGTTGCGGGTAAAACTTCTCAAGGAGTATTCAACAACTTCAAAGAAGAGCAGATCAAGAAAGGTGTTAAGTTTACTCAGAAGGCATTGAATGCGATTGACTATGCTATAGTTAACCCGAGCAGATGGACCACTGATGACCACATCAATACTTTGATCAAAAAGCTGATCCACAACTACAATATCAAACACAACGACTTGGTAGGTGCGCACAAGCGTAAGAAGTTCCAAATCACCATAGGTGATGAGCTACCAAGCGGAATTTTGAAATTGGCTAAAGTGTACATCGCCAAGAAGCGCAAGCTTAAGGTGGGAGATAAGATGGCGGGACGTCATGGAAACAAGGGTATCGTTGCGAAAATTGTTCGTAAGGAAGATATGCCTTACCTAGATGATGGAACTCCTGTAGATATTGTTCTTAACCCACTTGGTGTACCTTCTAGAATGAACCTTGGTCAGATCTACGAAACCGTTCTCGGTTGGGCAGGTAAGAGACTGGGGATGAAATTCGCCACTCCGATTTTTGACGGTGCTTCCATTGATCAAATCAATGAATACACTGACAAAGCAGATGTTCCACGTTACGGTGTGACAACACTTCGAGATGGAGGTACTGGAGAGCACTTTGACCAACCGGCAACAGTAGGTGTGATTTACATGCTGAAACTTGCTCACATGGTTGATGACAAAATGCACGCACGTTCAATCGGACCATACTCACTCATTACACAGCAACCACTCGGAGGTAAAGCTCAGTTTGGAGGCCAGCGTTTTGGAGAGATGGAGGTTTGGGCACTCGAAGCATTTGGTGCATCAAACATCTTGCGAGAGGTACTAACAGTAAAGTCTGATGACGTAGTTGGTAGAGCGAAAGCCTACGAATCTATTGTGAAAGGAGAGAATATGCCCGAACCGGGTATTCCAGAATCATTCAACGTGCTCTTGCACGAATTGAGTGGTCTCGGACTTAAAGTTAGTCTAGATTAA